One part of the Algibacter sp. L1A34 genome encodes these proteins:
- a CDS encoding F0F1 ATP synthase subunit delta, translated as MEINWFTFIAQIINFLVLMWLLKRFLYKPILSAIDERETKIKNQLLDAESQKRDAAKEKDEFKVKNETFSIEKDALMQKAAEEAKAEGDRLKENARHEANNLKDELEKAFTKDQAVKNKNMAKRIGDEVLDITRKTLIDLSSANLEEQTLEVFLKKMKGLDGDEKVRFLEALKGSKSILVQSAFPLSTNQQASIKKSLKELFEKENSYEFKVQPELINGIEILANGYKLSWSISDYLKSFEDHAEPGKALEI; from the coding sequence ATGGAAATTAACTGGTTTACGTTCATTGCCCAAATCATCAATTTTTTAGTGTTGATGTGGTTATTAAAACGCTTTCTTTATAAGCCCATTTTATCGGCAATCGATGAACGGGAAACTAAAATAAAGAACCAACTTTTAGATGCTGAATCTCAAAAGAGAGATGCCGCAAAAGAAAAAGATGAATTCAAAGTTAAAAATGAAACTTTTAGTATAGAAAAGGATGCGTTAATGCAGAAGGCAGCAGAAGAGGCCAAAGCAGAAGGCGATAGACTTAAGGAAAATGCAAGACATGAAGCCAATAATCTTAAAGATGAATTAGAAAAAGCTTTTACAAAAGATCAAGCTGTAAAAAATAAGAACATGGCAAAACGGATAGGAGATGAGGTTCTTGATATTACAAGAAAAACATTGATAGATCTGTCTTCTGCGAACTTAGAAGAGCAAACGCTAGAGGTTTTTTTAAAAAAAATGAAGGGTTTAGATGGTGATGAGAAAGTAAGATTTTTAGAAGCTTTAAAAGGCAGTAAATCTATATTGGTACAAAGTGCTTTTCCATTGTCTACCAACCAACAAGCTTCGATTAAGAAATCTTTAAAAGAATTATTTGAAAAAGAAAATTCTTATGAATTTAAAGTTCAACCCGAATTGATTAATGGTATTGAAATTTTGGCAAATGGCTACAAATTGTCTTGGAGTATTTCTGACTATTTAAAATCTTTTGAAGACCATGCTGAACCAGGTAAAGCCTTAGAAATATAA